The nucleotide sequence ATCGAAGGTTTTTACAATTGCAAAAGGATTCATTCTACTTTGGGATATTTATCACCAGCAGAATATGAATCTGTCAAACGGAAGAAAATTGCTTAGTCACGTGTCCATTTTTTCGGGGCAATTCCATATCTTCATCGTCTTCAATAACCAAAAGGCGTTCTGAAGGCATAGCGCTCCCTATTAGTTTTGTTATACATTGAAGTATAATTTATCCAATAATAAAACACCCGGAAATGTCTGAAGGGCCCTTTTACATGGATACCTATCACAGATTCTGCTTTTGACAAAAAACTCATCTCCGATATTTTCCATTCAGTTAGACCAGTGTTTTCAGAGAATCGTTTTGAAGGGAAGCAAAATTATTCTTAATTGTCCTGTATATAGAAAAAACCATAAATATTGAGATCGATACTTCCGCTGATAAATACGCCAGTGCTGTGCCGTTACCGGAAAAAAGCATGCTGAAATAATACGTAGATAAAGCGGATACAGATAGACCAATTGATGTAGCCATCAGAAACTTGGATTTCATCTCCATTGGTAAAAAGAATTGAGTGCCTCCAATATCATTAATTGCAAGGATTGGGAGCAATAAGCATAAAATTCTCAAAATAGAGATAGAATCCTGAAAGTCATTACCGTAAATAACTTTGATTATAAGACTGGAACTGAACAATACTGTTAAACAGATCATGATCGAAAAAAGCAATGTGACAAGCGAAGTTTTTCCAATCTCTTTAAGGAAACGAGATCGATTGTAAGCATAGATTTTGGATAAATGCGGATAAAATGACATTCCTAATACAGACTCAATACCTAAGAGTGCTTTAATGATTCTTTCTGCAGCAGAGTAATATCCTACTGTTTTCTCACTGGCAACGAATCCCAGGAAAACCACATATATATTTGTGTAAATTGCGCCGAGCACAGTAGAAAGATAAAGGGGAAAAGCTCTTTTTAAAGTAGTCAATGCAAAATTTATATCTATCAGTGAAAGCGAAAGAAAGGAAATGCCATCCTTTTTAACAAGATAAAGTGAGTATGCCAAAGAAAAAAAGGTTGAAACAGTAGTGATTATCACTACGACTATTGTATCGCTGTGTGTTTTAACAAACACGAAAATACCGACTGTATAGACAAGAGCACCAATAAGGTTTGAAGCAGCAATTCTCCACATTTTTTGCTGACCCTGGAAATACCAGTGAGGCATCAATGTGTTCGACAGTATTGATGGTGCAAAAGCTGCCAGAAGTAATTTTATATTTGCGAAAAATGGGAAATAAAGAATACTGATTGTGATTAGTAAAAAAGTGAAAATTGTAAATACGCATTTGATCATAAATGCGTTGGTCATAAGTTTGCTTATGTATTGCTTGTCAGAAAGATGAACGGCAACTTCTCGTGTGGAATACACTGAAATCCCAAGCTCAGTGAAAAGAAAGAAATAAGTCGTTAGCGCTTGTGAGAAAGCCAGTTTTCCAAGCCCTTCTGCACCTATTATGCGCGCAAGATAAGGGACTGTTATAAGAGGAATAAATAACTGCAGGATCTTTGCTATGCCTAGCGGTCCGGCATTACTCATGATAATTTTTTTTATCACTGTAAATTCTTCTTTTGATGGCTCATTGCATTGATAAATGCCTTTTCCAGCTCGACAGCCGATTTATCCCAGGTATATTCTTGAACCGATTTGAATCCTTCCTCTGCGATTTGATTAAGCTTGTCGCGGTTAAGTATTAACGATTCAATTCCGCAAAAGGCACTGTCAACATCTCCAGGAATTATAAGCTCGACATTATCCCCATTGTAAATAGATTCAATGCTCCCAATTTTAGTCCCAACAACAGCACACTTACATGCCATTGCTTCAAGTGGTGTCATTCCCCATCCTTCACATTGACTCGGAAAAAGGAAAATGTGTGAGGATTGGTAAATATTAAGGAGCTGATAATAAC is from Fibrobacter sp. and encodes:
- a CDS encoding flippase, which gives rise to MIKKIIMSNAGPLGIAKILQLFIPLITVPYLARIIGAEGLGKLAFSQALTTYFFLFTELGISVYSTREVAVHLSDKQYISKLMTNAFMIKCVFTIFTFLLITISILYFPFFANIKLLLAAFAPSILSNTLMPHWYFQGQQKMWRIAASNLIGALVYTVGIFVFVKTHSDTIVVVIITTVSTFFSLAYSLYLVKKDGISFLSLSLIDINFALTTLKRAFPLYLSTVLGAIYTNIYVVFLGFVASEKTVGYYSAAERIIKALLGIESVLGMSFYPHLSKIYAYNRSRFLKEIGKTSLVTLLFSIMICLTVLFSSSLIIKVIYGNDFQDSISILRILCLLLPILAINDIGGTQFFLPMEMKSKFLMATSIGLSVSALSTYYFSMLFSGNGTALAYLSAEVSISIFMVFSIYRTIKNNFASLQNDSLKTLV